Proteins co-encoded in one Arachis hypogaea cultivar Tifrunner chromosome 13, arahy.Tifrunner.gnm2.J5K5, whole genome shotgun sequence genomic window:
- the LOC112792578 gene encoding probable pre-mRNA-splicing factor ATP-dependent RNA helicase DEAH4 — protein sequence MDSMATLPIVQYEEKIIETVERNPVVVVIGETGSGKSTQLSQMLYRRGYADSARIAITQPRRVAAVTVARRVAQELGVQLGEEVGYAIRFEDRTSHRTRIKYLTDGVLLRESLVNPELNEYSVIILDEAHERSLNTDILMGLMKRLAKIRTSNLKVLITSATLDGDKVSNFFRDCPVLTIPGKLYPVEILYSKERPSSYLESSLKTAIDIHVREPEGDVLIFMTGQDDIEKLVSKLEDKVRSLEEGSCMDAIILPLHGSLPPELQVRVFSPPPPSCRRIIVATNIAETSLTVDGVVYVIDSGYVKQRQYNPSTGMYSLDIVQISKVQANQRAGRAGRTRPGKCYRLYPSQVYNDEFLDVTVPEIQRSSLAGSVLYLKSLDLPDIDILKFDFLDPPSSESLQDALKQLYLIDAIDENGAITSIGQKMAELPLEPSLSRTLMEANDYGCIPEALTVAAMLSAETTLLPGRSKTEKKRKHPEPNLPDGFGLGDHIQLLQIFECWDQTDYDIGWCKDNGLQVRGMLFVRDVRKQLSQIMQKIAKGPLDRRRGESRQDYRNLRKALCVGYANQLAERKMHHNGYRTLGFQGQVVQVHPSSVLKADDLGKFPDYVVYHELIATPRPYMRNVCSVEMRWVVPVINKLKTLDVYKLSGGTGPVEEENERNIPDLPKKNVEVTAGVDDSESRIQAARERFLARKGKK from the exons AATCGCCATCACTCAGCCCCGCCGTGTCGCTGCGGTCACCGTCGCAAG GCGCGTTGCGCAGGAGCTTGGCGTTCAGCTTGGAGAGGAAGTTGGATATGCCATTCGATTCGAGGATAGAACTTCACACCGCACGCGCATAAA ATATCTTACCGACGGGGTTCTGCTCCGCGAGAGTCTGGTGAATCCTGAGCTGAATGAGTATTCTGTCATCATATTGGACGAAGCTCATGAACGGAGCTTGAACAC GGATATATTGATGGGGCTGATGAAACGCTTGGCTAAAATTCGTACTTCCAATCTCAAAGTCTTGATCACATCGGCCACTCTTGATGGTGATAAAGTTTCAAATTTCTTTAGGGACTGTCCTGTGTTGACCATCCCAGGAAAACTGTACCCGGTTGAGATACTTTATAGCAAGGAGCGTCCGTCAAGCTATCTTGAGTCTTCTCTGAAAACGGCTATTG ATATACATGTTCGTGAACCGGAAGGGGATGTCTTGATATTCATGACTGGACAG GATGATATAGAGAAATTGGTATCTAAGTTAGAAGATAAAGTTCGGTCTTTGGAGGAAGGTTCTTGCATGGATGCTATAATCCTCCCCCTACATGGTTCCTTGCCACCTGAATTGCAG GTGCGTGTATTTAGTCCCCCACCTCCAAGCTGTAGGCGAATTATTGTTGCAACAAACATTGCTGAAACTTCTTTGACTGTTGACGGTGTTGT GTATGTTATTGACTCTGGGTATGTAAAGCAAAGGCAGTATAATCCATCTACCGGCATGTATTCTCTTGATATTGTTCAAATTAGCAA AGTGCAAGCAAATCAGCGTGCAGGCCGAGCAGGACGAACCCGTCCTGGAAAATGCTACCGTCTGTATCCTTCCCAAGTTTACAATGATGAGTTCTTGGATGTTACTGTTCCCGAAATACAGAGATCTTCTCTTGCTGGTAGTGTTCTTTACTTGAAGTCATTGGACCTTCCAGATATTGACATCCTGAAATTTGATTTTCTTGATCCTCCTTCAT CTGAGTCCTTACAAGATGCCTTGAAGCAATTATATCTGATTGATGCTATTGATGAAAATGGTGCAATTACAAGTATTGGACAGAAAATGGCTG AGCTTCCATTAGAACCTTCCTTATCACGAACCTTGATGGAGGCAAATGATTATGGTTGCATACCTGAGGCTTTGACTGTTGCTGCCATGTTATCAGCTGAAACTACATTGCTACCAGGGCGGAG CAAAACTGAGAAAAAGAGGAAACACCCAGAGCCCAACCTTCCTGATGGCTTTGGCTTGGGTGATCACATACAATTGCTGCAGATATTTGAGTGCTGGGATCAAACTGATTATGACATTGGTTGGTGCAAAGACAATGGCTTACAG GTGCGAGGGATGCTGTTTGTTAGAGATGTCCGTAAGCAGTTATCTCAGATAATGCAGAAAATAGCAAAAG GACCACTCGATAGGAGAAGGGGAGAGTCTCGACAGGATTATCGAAATTTGAGGAAGGCTCTATGTGTGGGATATGCAAATCAGCTGGCTGAAAGGAAAATGCATCACAATGGTTATCGAACTTTGGGTTTTCAAGGCCAAGTAGTCCAG GTACATCCATCGTCTGTTCTGAAAGCTGATGATCTGGGGAAGTTTCCAGACTATGTTGTGTACCATGAGCTAATTGCAACTCCACGTCCATACATGAGAAATGTATGTTCTGTTGAGATGAGATGGGTTGTACCTGTTATTAACAAGCTTAAGACACTTGACGTATACAAACTAAG TGGTGGAACTGGTCCTGTTGAGGAGGAGAACGAGAGAAATATACCAGATTTGCCGAAAAAAAATGTTGAAGTTACTGCTGGTGTTGATGACAGTGAAAGTAGAATCCAAGCGGCTAGAGAACGATTTCTTGCTCGTAAAGGCAAGAAATGA